From Pyrenophora tritici-repentis strain M4 chromosome 1, whole genome shotgun sequence, the proteins below share one genomic window:
- a CDS encoding NGG1p interacting factor 3, with amino-acid sequence MSATTTSAPFSKAVVRAIRKLYPRELADNSWDNTGLLLEAPFNSSRRQSNTVLLTIDLTKAVADEAIALNSSIIIAYHPIIFRGLKSLTLADTQQQSLLRLASHGISVYSPHTAFDSAPGGLGDWLADIVTGTKIGSDLPSPVVQAESPGPRNEENNDDPFVEKKRPIFTLNHHPSQPLLRFGIPSPTDPVTAPHERSAIKPQSPELPSHPNAGMGRIVKFKDPQPLPMLLDRIGKGLHNPKGFPIAIPQGKSIADIEVRSVGICAGSGSTLLSGLDVDLLFTGEMDHHAALAAIEQGRVVISLFHSNSERGFLSEVLLSQLEDAVQEEWTKVREEEKDNEQLKEALEEYDFDIVVSETDRDPYGIVVLKSEA; translated from the exons ATGAGTGCGACTACCACATCTGCGCCGTTTTCCAAGGCTGTTGTGAGAGCCATACGGAAATT ATATCCACGAGAGCTCGCGGATAACTCTTGGGATAACACCGGCTTGCTGTTGGAAGCGCCTTTCAACTCCTCTCGTCGCCAGTCGAACACCGTCCTCCTCACCATTGATCTTACAAAAGCCGTCGCCGATGAGGCAATTGCGCTCAACTCTTCGATAATCATCGCATACCATCCGATTATATTTAGAGGCTTGAAGTCTTTGACACTTGCCGACACACAACAGCAATCACTGTTACGGCTCGCTAGCCATGGCATCAGCGTGTACAGCCCACACACAGCTTTTGACTCAGCACCAGGAGGGCTTGGAGATTGGCTAGCAGACATTGTTACGGGGACGAAGATAGGAAGTGACTTGCCGAGTCCAGTTGTGCAAGCGGAGTCTCCAGGTCCTAGGAATGAAGAGAACAACGATGACCCCTTCGTCGAGAAGAAGCGCCCAATTTTCACCTTGAATCACCACCCCAGCCAACCTCTCCTACGCTTTGGCATACCTTCCCCCACCGACCCGGTCACTGCCCCGCATGAGCGTTCAGCCATCAAACCGCAATCGCCAGAACTCCCATCGCATCCCAATGCAGGCATGGGTCGCATTGTAAAGTTCAAAGACCCGCAGCCACTTCCAATGCTGCTCGATCGTATCGGAAAGGGACTTCACAACCCCAAGGGTTTCCCAATAGCCATACCGCAAGGCAAATCAATCGCCGACATTGAGGTTCGCAGCGTGGGCATCTGCGCAGGCTCAGGCTCAACCTTGCTCAGCGGCCTAGACGTTGATCTACTGTTCACGGGCGAGATGGATCATCACGCAGCGCTTGCGGCGATCGAACAGGGACGAGTCGTCATCAGTTTGTTCCACAGTAACTCTGAGCGCGGCTTCCTATCAGAGGTGCTACTAAGCCAGCTAGAAGATGCTGTACAAGAGGAGTGGACAAAGGTCagagaagaggagaaggacAATGAGCAGCTCAAGGAGGCATTGGAGGAGTATGATTTCGATATTGTGGTCAGCGAGACTGACAGGGATCCGTATGGCATTGTGGTGCTGAAAAGCGAAGCTTAG